From the genome of Bradyrhizobium elkanii USDA 76, one region includes:
- a CDS encoding DUF6894 family protein — MIRYDFDIREHSGIYPDEEGMEFATQREAEVEAAESLAGLARDLATLDDRPDLSVEVRTVVGRVFQAALIFDRSETKQ; from the coding sequence ATGATCCGCTACGACTTCGACATCAGAGAACACAGCGGAATTTATCCCGATGAGGAAGGGATGGAGTTTGCAACGCAGCGTGAAGCTGAAGTCGAGGCAGCAGAATCGTTGGCAGGCCTAGCGCGTGACCTTGCCACTCTGGACGATCGACCGGACCTCTCGGTTGAGGTGAGAACCGTTGTTGGACGCGTATTCCAAGCCGCTCTCATTTTCGACAGAAGCGAGACAAAGCAGTAA
- a CDS encoding DUF6894 family protein, with translation MRRYFFDQREGDEMIPDEQGIDLVSLEAMQHEATLALAHLAKDEVRRCTVDAPARRLATNVRDEDGPVLRATFTFEIRRFQ, from the coding sequence ATGCGTAGGTACTTTTTCGATCAGCGCGAAGGTGACGAGATGATTCCCGACGAACAGGGGATAGATCTCGTTTCGCTGGAGGCTATGCAGCACGAAGCAACCTTGGCGCTGGCACACTTGGCCAAGGATGAAGTTCGACGCTGCACTGTCGATGCTCCCGCACGCCGTCTTGCAACCAACGTTCGTGACGAAGATGGACCGGTTTTACGGGCGACGTTCACCTTCGAGATCAGACGTTTCCAGTGA
- a CDS encoding DUF1488 family protein, whose translation MALEQACFTSFEYDRMIVQFSMRDGAKVIPCAISTSAMDELEGAGRAASSEREAQFMRLRARIEARATVKYTAGEFEGVPAGIILRSIDFRTPR comes from the coding sequence ATGGCACTTGAACAAGCCTGTTTCACCAGTTTCGAGTACGACCGCATGATCGTCCAATTCTCGATGCGCGACGGCGCGAAGGTCATCCCGTGCGCGATCTCGACCTCCGCAATGGATGAGCTGGAAGGTGCGGGACGCGCAGCATCGAGCGAGCGCGAAGCACAGTTCATGCGACTCCGGGCGCGCATTGAAGCCCGCGCCACCGTCAAATACACGGCGGGCGAGTTCGAAGGTGTGCCCGCCGGGATCATCCTGAGAAGCATCGACTTCAGGACGCCGCGATAG
- a CDS encoding peptidyl-prolyl cis-trans isomerase yields MRRILREPLLHFVILGTILFAVHAGVTRSGSAPVQDIIVSRSRITHLASMFSRSWRREPNPDELNELVNDYVHEEVLYREAKAMGLDNDDPVIRRRLRQKLEFLAENVATQRAPTDDELNRLLQSEPERFRTDGRYSFSHVFLDPGRHRDDLADQQSTLRKALKEPDEGLDPSQFGDRFLLGQSFADVPANELSRLFGEDFPEQLAQIPLGSWEGPIQSSYGLHFIRLTGRDQARLPSLNEAREKLLREWNERERIKANAEAFARLRGRYRIVIEQASEPSRRQ; encoded by the coding sequence ATGCGGCGGATTCTTCGCGAACCCCTGCTTCACTTCGTCATTCTCGGCACAATCCTGTTCGCCGTTCATGCCGGCGTGACCCGGAGTGGGAGTGCGCCCGTCCAGGACATCATCGTCTCGCGGAGCCGTATCACACATCTGGCAAGTATGTTCAGCCGCAGCTGGCGCCGCGAGCCGAATCCGGACGAACTCAACGAGCTGGTCAATGACTATGTCCACGAGGAAGTCCTCTATCGCGAAGCCAAGGCGATGGGACTCGACAACGACGACCCCGTAATCCGGAGACGACTTCGCCAAAAACTCGAATTCCTGGCCGAAAACGTCGCGACACAGCGCGCACCAACCGATGACGAGCTGAACCGACTGCTGCAGAGCGAACCCGAGCGGTTCAGAACCGACGGCCGCTATTCTTTCTCGCATGTCTTTCTGGATCCCGGCCGTCATCGCGACGATCTGGCAGACCAGCAGAGCACTCTGCGGAAAGCGCTCAAGGAACCTGATGAGGGCCTCGATCCATCCCAGTTCGGCGACCGTTTCCTGCTCGGCCAATCGTTTGCCGATGTGCCGGCCAATGAGCTGAGCCGTTTGTTCGGTGAGGATTTTCCGGAACAACTTGCCCAAATCCCGCTGGGCTCCTGGGAGGGGCCGATTCAGTCCTCCTACGGGCTCCATTTCATCCGACTGACAGGCCGGGATCAAGCGCGGCTTCCTTCGCTCAACGAAGCGAGAGAAAAACTCCTGCGCGAATGGAATGAACGCGAACGTATCAAGGCCAATGCGGAGGCGTTCGCCCGGCTTCGCGGCCGCTATCGCATCGTCATTGAACAGGCTTCCGAGCCGTCACGTAGACAGTAA
- a CDS encoding transcriptional regulator codes for MSVKKPAELSPESIARANRKRLAAEEGARAMVDVGRHAIEVRKNMARLRELRETREAAAAMRLAPLPAPSPKKRTRKLPR; via the coding sequence ATGAGCGTCAAGAAGCCGGCAGAACTATCACCGGAAAGCATCGCGCGTGCCAACCGAAAGCGATTGGCCGCTGAAGAAGGAGCGCGCGCGATGGTGGATGTCGGAAGGCACGCCATCGAGGTTCGCAAGAACATGGCGCGACTTCGAGAACTCCGCGAGACCAGGGAAGCCGCCGCTGCAATGCGTCTGGCACCGTTGCCGGCGCCTTCGCCAAAGAAGCGCACCAGGAAGTTGCCGCGATAG
- the rpsU gene encoding 30S ribosomal protein S21 translates to MQVLVRDNNIDQALRVLKKKMQREGVFREMKQRRAYEKPSERKTRERSEAIRRARKLARKQAIREGLLPAPPKKKLPERKPPLPQISVT, encoded by the coding sequence ATGCAGGTCCTTGTTCGCGACAACAATATCGACCAAGCACTTCGAGTCCTGAAGAAAAAGATGCAGCGCGAAGGCGTCTTCCGGGAGATGAAGCAACGCCGCGCCTATGAGAAGCCTTCGGAAAGAAAGACGCGTGAAAGATCGGAGGCCATTCGTCGGGCACGCAAGCTCGCTCGGAAGCAGGCGATCCGCGAAGGATTGCTGCCGGCGCCTCCTAAGAAAAAGCTGCCAGAGCGCAAGCCGCCTTTGCCGCAGATCTCCGTCACCTAG
- a CDS encoding cold-shock protein produces MTTGTVKWFNSQKGFGFIQPVDGSSDVFVHISAVERAGLSNLAEGQKVRYEVKTDRMRGKVSAESLLLA; encoded by the coding sequence ATGACGACAGGTACTGTTAAGTGGTTCAATAGCCAAAAGGGCTTCGGTTTTATCCAGCCAGTAGACGGCAGCAGCGATGTGTTCGTTCACATCAGCGCGGTCGAACGGGCCGGTCTTTCGAATCTCGCGGAGGGCCAAAAGGTCCGCTACGAGGTCAAGACCGACAGGATGCGAGGCAAAGTCAGCGCCGAGAGCCTCTTGCTGGCGTGA
- a CDS encoding HupE/UreJ family protein, translated as MMRLVCAIAILLGWMCLSGSAHELRPAYLEIRQSGNDVFDILWKVPALGDQLRLALDVELPDDTVVVTEPRSTFANNSFVTRWQVSHPGLLAGKTIAISGLQSTLTDALVRIEWSGGGSQVVRLTPARPAFQLEPRQTALTIAMTYVGMGIEHILTGYDHLLFLFGIMMIVPGLRRLIGTITAFTVAHSITLALASLGVVNLPRPPIEAMIALSIMIVATEVVKMSRGEIGITVRYPWAVVFPFGLLHGLGFAGALLDTGLPQQDVPLALFAFNVGVECGQLIFIAALLGGAHIVQRIPHGEPILLRARQVVTYGIGMIAGFWLIERSLSFIAA; from the coding sequence ATGATGCGTCTGGTTTGCGCCATCGCTATCCTGCTTGGCTGGATGTGCCTTTCGGGCAGCGCGCACGAGCTGCGCCCTGCATATCTCGAAATCAGACAGAGCGGGAATGACGTCTTTGACATTCTCTGGAAAGTGCCGGCTCTCGGCGATCAACTTCGATTAGCGCTTGATGTCGAACTGCCTGACGACACCGTCGTGGTGACTGAACCACGCTCGACCTTTGCCAACAATTCATTTGTCACCCGCTGGCAAGTTAGCCACCCTGGCTTGCTCGCTGGCAAAACCATCGCAATCTCCGGCCTGCAATCCACGTTGACGGATGCCCTCGTCCGCATCGAGTGGAGCGGCGGAGGCAGCCAGGTCGTGCGCCTCACGCCAGCGCGGCCCGCCTTCCAGCTTGAGCCGCGCCAAACTGCTCTGACCATCGCAATGACTTATGTCGGAATGGGTATCGAGCATATCTTGACCGGCTACGACCATCTGCTGTTCCTGTTTGGGATAATGATGATCGTACCCGGCTTGCGCCGTCTGATTGGCACGATTACTGCGTTCACCGTTGCGCACTCCATCACGCTGGCGCTGGCGTCGCTGGGCGTCGTGAACCTGCCGCGGCCGCCGATCGAGGCCATGATTGCGCTGAGCATCATGATCGTCGCCACCGAGGTGGTCAAAATGTCTCGAGGTGAAATCGGGATCACTGTCCGCTACCCGTGGGCGGTCGTCTTCCCCTTCGGACTCCTGCATGGGCTCGGCTTCGCTGGCGCATTACTGGACACCGGTCTGCCTCAACAGGACGTGCCCCTGGCCCTGTTCGCCTTCAACGTCGGTGTCGAATGCGGACAACTCATCTTCATTGCCGCGCTACTGGGCGGAGCCCACATCGTTCAGCGAATCCCGCATGGTGAACCAATCCTCCTCAGGGCCCGACAGGTCGTCACCTACGGGATCGGCATGATCGCAGGCTTCTGGCTAATCGAGCGGTCGCTTAGCTTCATTGCAGCCTGA